The following are from one region of the Acomys russatus chromosome 32, mAcoRus1.1, whole genome shotgun sequence genome:
- the LOC127184369 gene encoding serine protease 44-like, whose protein sequence is MALQGGDSLGLLVWLLLLQTRLGEARMVPGPLSPSPLPSEDGLNDPQERPLSEMSETSGAPEPGGSIMPLDSMTFAPRQFSTTPLSRKPFPTWIPGALACGHRTARIVGGKLAAERKWPWQVSLQVYRQHICGGALISKWWVMTAAHCVYGHLDYEVLMGEVDLLSPMSVKIPIQDIIVHQDYSVMGPIVHDIALALLAFPVNYSVYIQPVCLPERSFSIQPGTLCWVTGWGRIVEQGRQSRVLRELELRIIHQEECNQILKDSLGSIFTLVQEGTVCAYSEKGDACQGDSGGPMVCELNKTWVQVGIVSWGVGCGREGHPGVYTEVSYYKDWILRELSGASCWDSGFHILSMCLVLHLGVLVTL, encoded by the exons atggccttgcagGGCGGTGACTCCCTGGGTCTCTTGGTCTGGCTCTTGTTGCTTCAGACGCGATTGGGCGAGGCCCGGATGGTTCCAGGGCCgctgtctccttctcccctcccctcagaggATGGCCTCAATGACCCACAGGAGAGGCCACTCTCAGAGATGTCTGAGACCTCGGGGGCCCCTGAGCCTGGAGGCAGCATAATGCCCCTTGATTCGATGACATTTGCTCCCCGTCAGTTTTCAACCACGCCTCTGTCACGGAAACCGTTTCCAACATGGATTCCAGGTGCTTTAG CTTGTGGCCACAGAACTGCAAGGATAGTTGGTGGGAAGCTTGCGGCAGAGAGGAAGTGGCCCTGGCAGGTGAGCCTGCAGGTCTACAGACAGCACATCTGCGGTGGTGCGCTCATCAGCAAATGGTGGGTGATGACTGCAGCCCACTGTGTATATGG CCATCTGGATTACGAAGTGTTGATGGGAGAGGTTGACCTGTTGTCCCCAATGTCCGTCAAGATTCCAATCCAAGACATCATCGTTCACCAAGATTACTCTGTTATGGGGCCAATTGTGCACGACATTGCCCTTGCTCTGCTGGCCTTTCCCGTGAATTACAGTGTCTACATCCAGCCCGTGTGCCTCCCTGAAAGGTCTTTCTCTATACAACCCGGGACCCTGTGCTGGGTGACCGGATGGGGGAGAATAGTTGAACAAG GTAGACAGTCAAGAGTGCTTCGGGAGCTTGAGCTAAGAATTATTCATCAAGAGGAATGCAATCAGATTCTCAAGGACAGCCTAGGAAGCATATTTACCTTAGTCCAGGAAGGGACAGTCTGTGCCTACAGTGAGAAAGGAGATGCCTGCCAG ggAGATTCTGGGGGACCCATGGTCtgtgaattaaataaaacatgggTGCAAGTGGGGATCGTGAGCTGGGGTGTTGGCTGCGGTCGAGAAGGCCATCCCGGAGTTTACACTGAAGTCAGTTACTACAAAGACTGGATCCTTAGAGAACTGAGTGGAGCTTCGTGTTGGGACTCAGGCTTCCACATCCTAAGCATGTGTCTGGTGCTTCATCTGGGTGTCCTGGTGACCCTGTGA